In the genome of Neovison vison isolate M4711 chromosome 3, ASM_NN_V1, whole genome shotgun sequence, one region contains:
- the ZNF140 gene encoding zinc finger protein 140 isoform X3: MLENYGHLVSLGLNISKPYVVSLLEQGRDPWLDNRDVRRDLFSESKGEIKEFSPNVIYEDGSSQYLVVERILNQDPEHSSFKGGWKCEEDTQIQGNQGCIRHVSASHQGALSQRVSVSTGERPYGCHECGKTFSRRFSLVLHQRTHTGEKPYICSECGKTFSQISNLVKHQMIHTGKKPHECKDCNKTFSYLSFLIEHRRTHTGEKPYECTECGKAFSRASNLTRHQRIHIGKKQYICRKCGKAFSSGSELIRHQITHTGEKPYECIECGKAFRRSSHLTRHQSTHTSRTPYECSECRKAFRCHSFLIKHQRIHAGEKLYECDECGKVFTWHASLMQHMKIHTGEKPYACTECDKTFSRSFSLILHQITHTGEKPYVCKVCNKSFSWSSNLAKHQRTHSLENPYEFENSFSYHSFLTEHNGIRTTEKT, encoded by the coding sequence agtcAAAGGGTGAGATCAAAGAGTTTTCTCCAAATGTCATATATGAAGATGGCTCGTCCCAGTATTTGGTAGTGGAAAGAATCCTAAACCAAGACCCTGAACATTCCAGTTTTAAAGGAGGCTGGAAATGTGAGGAGGACACTCAGATACAAGGAAATCAGGGGTGTATCCGGCATGTGTCAGCCTCTCATCAAGGAGCGCTGTCGCAGCGCGTGAGTGTCAGTACCGGCGAGAGGCCCTATGGATGTCAcgaatgtgggaaaaccttcagtCGGCGCTTTTCCCTGGTGTTACACCAGAGgactcatactggagagaaaccgtACATATGTTCAGAATGTGGCAAAACCTTTAGCCAGATCTCCAACCTTGTGAAACATCAGATGATACATACTGGGAAGAAACCCCACGAGTGTAAGGACTGTAACAAAACGTTCAGTTACCTCTCATTCCTTATTGAACACCGGAGAACACATACTGGGGAGAAACCTTACGAATGTACAGAATGTGGAAAGGCCTTTAGCCGTGCCTCAAACCTCACAcgacatcagagaattcatataGGAAAGAAACAGTATATTTGTAGgaaatgtgggaaagcctttagcAGTGGCTCAGAACTTATTCGCCACCAGATCACACATACGGGAGAGAAGCCTTACGAATGCATCGAATGTGGGAAGGCGTTTCGCCGCTCCTCACACCTTACGCGGCATCAGAGCACCCATACCTCCAGAACCCCCTATGAGTGTAGTGAGTGTAGGAAAGCCTTCCGCTGTCACTCGTTCCTTATCAAACACCAGAGAATTCACGCTGGAGAGAAGCTCTATGAGTGTGACGAGTGTGGTAAGGTTTTCACGTGGCATGCGTCCCTTATGCAACATATGAAAATCCATACTGGAGAAAAGCCGTATGCATGTACTGAGTGCGATAAAACCTTCAGTCGGAGCTTCTCCCTCATTCTGCATCAGATAACTCACACTGGGGAGAAACCCTATGTATGTAAGGTATGCAATAAGTCCTTCAGCTGGAGCTCAAACCTGGCCAAACATCAGAGAACACACAGCCTAGAGAACCCCTATGAGTTTGAGAATTCGTTCAGTTATCACTCGTTCCTTACTGAGCACAATGGGATTCGCACTACAGAGAAAACCTAA